The genomic region TGCTGTCTCTTCTGCAAGACGTCCGTACTCTTCCATTGTCTTGTGTCCGAGCTGCCAAGGTCCATCCATCTCATTACCCAGGCACCATACTTTGATATTATGTGGATCTTTTACACCATGTTTGATACGAAGATCACTATATTTTGTTCCGCCCGGATGGTTGCAGTATTCCAGAAGATTGCAGGCATCTGCAATTCCTCTTGTACCAAGATTGACTGCCATCATCATGTTGGAATTTACTTTGTCTGTCCATTTTGCGAACTCATTTAATCCGATCTTATTCTCTTCCAGACTTCTCCATGCAAGTTCCAGACGCGCCGGACGCTCTTCTACAGGTCCTACACTGTCTTCCCAGAAGAAGTTGGATACAAAGTTTCCACCCGGATAACGGATGATCGGTACATCCAGTTCTTTTACCAGATCAATGACATCTTTACGGAATCCGTCATCATCTGACAACGGATTGCCCGGCTGATATAATCCATCATACACGGCACGTCCGAGATGCTCGATGAAAGAGCCATAGATTCTTTCATCTACTTTGGAAATCTGGAAATCTTTATCAATGATCATCTTTGCTGTCTTACTCATTTTCAACCTCCTATTATTACAATGATTACTCTTTTACCGCACCTGCTGTCATACCTTCGATGAAATACTGCTGGAAACATACAAACAGTATAAAGATAGGAATGATTGAGAAGAACGAACCTACAACCAGGAGTGAATAGTTATCTCCGTATGGGTTGATCAGGGTGTTCAGTCCAAGTGTCAGTGTGTATTTTTCTGAAGAACGGATTACCAGTAATGGCCACAGGTAGTTATTCCATGCATTCATACCATTTAAGATCGCCATAGCTGCAAATGCCGGCTTCATGATCGGCATGATCAGCTTGAAGAAGATACCATATTCTGTTGCTCCGTCGATTCGTCCTGCTTCCAGAAGTGACTTCGGAAGTCCCAGAAGATACTGTCTGAAGAAGAAGATTGTAGATGCATGTGCAACGAATGGTAATACAATTGCGATATAGTTATCCATCAGTCCCCATGTTGTCATCTGTTTGTACAGTGGAAGCATGATAACCTCCAGTGGAACAGATAAGATCAGGAGAACGATTACGAACATAAAGTTCTTTCCTTTGAATTCATAGGCTGCAAATCCGTATCCTACAAATGCACTTACAAGAAGTGTTGCCACTACTGTAACGACTGTAAGAGTGATACTGTTAAAGAACCATCTCCAGTAATCATGCTGGCCGGTAAACAGCAGTACATAGTTATCAAGACTCATACGGCTCCAGTCAATTCCAAGGTTCAGACCATACTGAAGAAGATCTCCGCCCGGTTTAAAGCTGGCAAGAAAGATTGTATAAATCGGAAGGATCACCAGGATAGCCAGGATCGAGAAGAAGACGATCATCAATATTGTACAAAGCCGGTCTTTATTTTTTCTCTTTTCGCCCATACTATCTTTCCTCCTTCTTGAATGTTCCTGTAGCTGCCAGCTGGATCATGTTGACGATCATAACAATAATCAGAAGTACAAGACCTACTGCGCAGGCATAACCCATCGCTCGTTTTTCAATTCCCTGCCTGTACAGATATCCGACGATCGTAAGTCCGATATTCTGCGGTGAGTTGTTACCTTTCCATAACATGTAACTTTCATTGAACATTGCAAGTCCTGCATAGATACTGATCGTTAACACATATACGGTTGTTGGTTTCAGAAGTGGAAGGGAAATCTTTGTAAACTGCTGCCACTTATTTGCTCCATCGATAGAAGCCGCTTCATAAAGATCTGTTGAAATACTCTGTAATCCGGCAAGGAAATACAGGATGTTAACACCTGTCCATCTCCAGCATGCCAGAAGTAACAGTGCAAAATAACCGGTCAGATCATTCTTTAACCATTTAATTGGTCCAAGTCCGAACATTCCGATCACCTGGTTGGCAAGAGAAGTCTCCATCTCACCAAACATCAGACGGAAGATTGTACCTGCAACTACGACTGATGTAAGTGCCGGAAGGAAATAGATGGATTTGAAAAATCCAGGTTTCTTCATCAGCTTACTGTTCAGAAGTGTTGCAAAAAGCATCGGAAATGGGATCAGAAGTACCAGTGTTCCGATCATATAACGTGTACTGTTAAACAAAGCTTTTAAAAAGATCTTATCGGACAGAAGTCTCTTATAATTATCCAATCCAACCCATTTATCCTGTAATACATCCTGAAAACTTAAAAGGACTCCGTTCGCGATTGGAACTGCCCAGAAAAATATAACAGTGAGGACAAAAGGAAGGATAAACACATAAGGAGCTAATTTCTGAGAATAGAAAAATTTCTTCATGGTTTTATGTATCCTCCTTCTTAAAAAGAAGGGGATGCGGCAGTTTTTGCACGCAACCCCCTGATTATTACATTACTAATTTCTTAATTGCAAATCTTATTTGTCGCCGAATTCATTTTCAAGAGTTTCCTGAGACTGTTTCAGTGCATCTTTTACGTCCATTCCTTCTTCGAAAATGTTGTTCAGTGTTGTTGTGCAGAACTCGTTGTTGATAGATGGATATTTAGAACTTGTGTAAGAATTAAGTCCGCCAATGCTATCCTGGAGCTCTAACAGAGTGTCAAATGGTTTTGTCTTGAAGTATTTTACGAACTGGTTGTCCGGATTCTGTGTAAGGTCTGTGTCTGTCCATACAGATGTATTAACAGGGTCAAATCCTAATACATTCCAAACTTCTTTGTTAGCGTCTTCAGACAGTTTGATGTAAGCGAATACTTCAGCTGCAAGGTCTGCATTCTTAGAAGATTTTACAACTGCTGTACCGGTTCCACCACCACCGATTGTCTTAACTGCATCGTTGTCTCCAAATACCGGAGGAGCTGCGATTGCAATCTTTCCTTCAAGGTCAGACATGTAGTTTGTAAATCTTGATGTCTGCCAGAAAGGCATGATCTGTACTGCGAAGTTACCACTGTTGTATTCTGGATAAGCTTCTTCGTTATCCGGCTGTCCACCAGCTACTGTTGCAAGTGCGCCTGCATCCTGCATATCTTTGATGTACTGAAGTACTTCTACAACTTTATCATTTGTAAGGTCAAGGTTACCATCTTTGTCAAGGTAATCAGTACCTTTCTGAGCTAACATAAGGTTAACCATCCACTGAGCTGTTGTCTCAGCACAAGCGAAGTTCTTACCTGTTTTCTCATGATATTTCACACCGGCTGCTTTGAAGTCATCCCATGTCTTAATTGTTGTGTAATCAATTCCTGCTTCTTTTAACAGATCATCATTGTAGAATGCAACTGTTGTACCAACGTGTGTTGGGAATCCGTAATATTTTCCATCTTTTCCGTAGATGTCAAGACGAGATTCAACTACGTTGTCTTTGTATGGTGCGATTGCATCTGTCAGATCCATAAGTCCGATCTTACCATTTGTGAATGAAGGGAATTTTCCAAGCTCGATATCAACTACATCCGGAGCTCCTTTTCCTGATTCCAGTGCAAGCGATAATTTGTTGTGCATATCATCGTACTGCATATTAGAAAGTACTAATTTAACCTTCTTATCCGGATGTTCCTCATTCCATTTCTTAGCCATCTCTGTGTAGAATTTCTGGTGTAACTCGATGAATGTCCAGACATTAATGGTTGTTGCATCCCCGTCAACCTTCATCTCTGTTGTTCCGCCCGACTCGCTCTTAGATGATTTCTTAGAATCACTCTTTTCACTTCCTGCGCTACATCCAAGCAGCATAGTTGCTGTCATAGCTACACAAAGAAGCACTGACACTACTTTCTTTTTCATAGATTTTCCTCCTTTTAGATATATATTTCTCTACAGGGTCTATGTTCCCTGACAGATTCAAAATAATTAAAACATTTCTTTCATCCATACCAGCATCTCACCTGTTTTACGGTTATCCCAGCAATGATATGGAATTGCTTTGAGTTCTATATCTTCGAATACCTGTTCTCTGGTATCATATAATGCACCATCCTGCCATGTATCCATGTTCAGTTTCTTTCCTGTGAACCGAATCGTCGTTACTCCTCCAAGAAGTTCGGATTCAAATGTTTCTTTCAGCTCCTGTTTCGTGTTAACGAAGATAGATGGAAGATTTTCCCCATTGTCTGCTTCTTCCAGACAATATACTAACGGTCCTTTTACCAGAGCAACTTTTCCTGCATCTTCTCTGACATTCGGATTCGCTCTTACGAATTTCGCGGGTACCTCAAAGTCAATCTCGATCTCTGTCTGTTCTTTGATGTCTTCTATTAAAAGATAAGACTGACTGATTCTGGCATTTCTTAGAATCTTACCATCTCTTTTGATCGTATAGGTCTTCACATAATCCGGTATTCTAAGTGCCAGTCTGTGTTCACCCTCTCCATCAGGAGTTATTGCCATCCGAATATGTCCTGTATTCGTCAGATCACTTTCTATCTGAATCTTTAATGCTCCTTCTTCCAGTTCGATCTGAGCTTCATTAGAAATGTATAAGTTCACATATGCTGTGTTCTTATCAGTGAAATATATGTACTGTCCCATGGACGCCAGTGTTCTCGCTATATTTGGCGGACAACACGCAACTCCAAACCATTTCTGTCTCACCGGTTTTACATGCTCTTTGGAAGTTCTGTCGATACAGTTATCCGGCCACACTTCCAAAGGATTTACATAGAAGAAACTCTTTCCATCCTGTGCTATTCCTGATAACAAGGTATTATAAAGCGCTCTTTCTACCATATCCATGTATGAAGCATCTTTTGTGATCTGTGCCATTCTTCTTCCGAAAAGAGCAAGTCCTATCGATGCACATGTTTCTGAATAATTACAGTTGTTCGGAAGATCATAGTCTGTTGTAAACCGTTCCAGAAGACCGGATGCTCCGATGCTTCCTGTAATATACATCTGACGTTTTGTCATGTCCTCCCATAATGTCTTGCAGGCATCTAACAATTCTTTATCCTTGTATTCATATGCCAGATCTGCCATTGCGCAATACATATATACGGCTCTTACTGCATGTCCTTCTGCCGTCTTCTGCTCTCTTACCGGCTCATGTGACTGTGAATATCTCGGATCATATCCGGCAAATTCCGGGAATA from Dorea longicatena harbors:
- a CDS encoding carbohydrate ABC transporter permease, whose product is MGEKRKNKDRLCTILMIVFFSILAILVILPIYTIFLASFKPGGDLLQYGLNLGIDWSRMSLDNYVLLFTGQHDYWRWFFNSITLTVVTVVATLLVSAFVGYGFAAYEFKGKNFMFVIVLLILSVPLEVIMLPLYKQMTTWGLMDNYIAIVLPFVAHASTIFFFRQYLLGLPKSLLEAGRIDGATEYGIFFKLIMPIMKPAFAAMAILNGMNAWNNYLWPLLVIRSSEKYTLTLGLNTLINPYGDNYSLLVVGSFFSIIPIFILFVCFQQYFIEGMTAGAVKE
- a CDS encoding carbohydrate ABC transporter permease, whose translation is MKKFFYSQKLAPYVFILPFVLTVIFFWAVPIANGVLLSFQDVLQDKWVGLDNYKRLLSDKIFLKALFNSTRYMIGTLVLLIPFPMLFATLLNSKLMKKPGFFKSIYFLPALTSVVVAGTIFRLMFGEMETSLANQVIGMFGLGPIKWLKNDLTGYFALLLLACWRWTGVNILYFLAGLQSISTDLYEAASIDGANKWQQFTKISLPLLKPTTVYVLTISIYAGLAMFNESYMLWKGNNSPQNIGLTIVGYLYRQGIEKRAMGYACAVGLVLLIIVMIVNMIQLAATGTFKKEER
- a CDS encoding ABC transporter substrate-binding protein, with the translated sequence MKKKVVSVLLCVAMTATMLLGCSAGSEKSDSKKSSKSESGGTTEMKVDGDATTINVWTFIELHQKFYTEMAKKWNEEHPDKKVKLVLSNMQYDDMHNKLSLALESGKGAPDVVDIELGKFPSFTNGKIGLMDLTDAIAPYKDNVVESRLDIYGKDGKYYGFPTHVGTTVAFYNDDLLKEAGIDYTTIKTWDDFKAAGVKYHEKTGKNFACAETTAQWMVNLMLAQKGTDYLDKDGNLDLTNDKVVEVLQYIKDMQDAGALATVAGGQPDNEEAYPEYNSGNFAVQIMPFWQTSRFTNYMSDLEGKIAIAAPPVFGDNDAVKTIGGGGTGTAVVKSSKNADLAAEVFAYIKLSEDANKEVWNVLGFDPVNTSVWTDTDLTQNPDNQFVKYFKTKPFDTLLELQDSIGGLNSYTSSKYPSINNEFCTTTLNNIFEEGMDVKDALKQSQETLENEFGDK
- a CDS encoding glycoside hydrolase family 127 protein, producing the protein MDDKKLKTVPLNKIKISDQFWNRYIHLVKDVLIPYQWDILNDRLPDVETSHCIENFKIAAGETDGDFEGAVFQDTDVAKWLEAVAYSLAAEPDEHLSYLADKTINLIGRAQCEDGYLNTYFTIKDPSKRWTNLKEGHELYTAGHMTEAAVAYYKATGKTEFLDIMKKFADLICKTFGPDEGQIHGYPGHQEIELALIRLYHVTGEKKYLETAKYFIDTRGVGENYFLEEEKRPEYKQIFPEFAGYDPRYSQSHEPVREQKTAEGHAVRAVYMYCAMADLAYEYKDKELLDACKTLWEDMTKRQMYITGSIGASGLLERFTTDYDLPNNCNYSETCASIGLALFGRRMAQITKDASYMDMVERALYNTLLSGIAQDGKSFFYVNPLEVWPDNCIDRTSKEHVKPVRQKWFGVACCPPNIARTLASMGQYIYFTDKNTAYVNLYISNEAQIELEEGALKIQIESDLTNTGHIRMAITPDGEGEHRLALRIPDYVKTYTIKRDGKILRNARISQSYLLIEDIKEQTEIEIDFEVPAKFVRANPNVREDAGKVALVKGPLVYCLEEADNGENLPSIFVNTKQELKETFESELLGGVTTIRFTGKKLNMDTWQDGALYDTREQVFEDIELKAIPYHCWDNRKTGEMLVWMKEMF